The Amycolatopsis japonica nucleotide sequence TGCTCAACCCTGACGGCAACGAACCCAAAGACCCCGAGCCCAAGGAACCACGCCGCGAGATCACCCTCGAACGCCGCAAAGACGGGTTCTGGAAACTGACCGGTCTTCTCGATGACGAGACCGGTGCTCGCACGGCGGCGGCGTTGGAGGCGCACGCGCAGCCGCGGCCGGTGGATGAGTTCGGGCAGGCGGATCTGCGGATGAAGTGCGAGCGCATGGGCGACGCCTGGGCCGAGCTCCTCGATCTGGCGATCGCGTGCCCGGACCAGCCGGGGACCAGTGGCTATCGGACCCTCGTGCACGTCACCGTCGGACTTGAGGAACTGAAGTCGGGTCTCGGGACCGCGTGTCTCGACTTCGTGGGGACGATGACGGCACGGGAAGCCCGGCTTGCCGCCTGCGATTGCCTGATGGTGCCGGTCGTGATGGGTGCCTCGGGGGAACCGCTGGATATGGGGCGGCTGAGGCGGTTCGTCACTCCAGGCCAGAGACGCGCGTTGAACATCCGCGACGGCGGCTGCGCCTTCCCCGGGTGTCATCGGAAACCGAAGAATTGCCACGCCCATCACATTCATCACTGGGCAGACGGCGGACCCACCGACCTCCGGAACCTCGTATTGCTCTGCGGCTTCCATCATCGGCTGATCCACCACGGTGACTGGGAAGTACGGATGGCCGCTGATGGTTTACCGGAATTCATCCCACCCCAATACCGGGACCCGCTCCGAAAACCCCGCCGTAACACCCTGCACCACGTCTAGGCCCCGAGGAGCCCGCCAGCCACCCCCAGGCGACGGGCCCCTCGGCATGCCCTGCGCCGGACAGGCCCGGTGACTGTGTGGATTTCTGGTCATCCAACGCCCCAAAATCCACACAGTCCATCACCACCGGACCAGTCACGACCTGCCCCTCGCACGGCAACAGCCGCCAAGCCAACATGAAGACCTCCTCATCCGTCCTTAACGGACGATTCAGAAGCGCGTCACAAGCTCATCACCGTGACCGCCTACACCTACACGACCAGCCCACCGAGAAAACCCACCAACCCCGAAAAACCCCGGCACACCAAGGCATGGCTGATCCCCGCCGCGGCCATCCCGGCGCTGTCCACAGCGCTCGTGCCCGGCGGACCGGGCTGGCAGGGCGCACTGGTCCTGGCCGTCTTCGCCGCGGCCGTGGGCGCGTGGGTACTGACCAGCGTGGACGACACCTGGATCGCGTTGGCGGCGGTGGCCGTCCTTGCCGTGGCCGGAGTGCTGGCGCCCGCCGACCTGTTCGCCACCCTCGGCGCGGATCTGGTGTGGCTGCTGATCGCGGCGTTCGTACTGGCGGCGGGGCTGACCGCGTCAGGACTGGTCGACCGGTTCGTGGCCATGGTCCCCGCGCGGGCGCGATCGGTGCGCGGGCTGGCGCATCTGTCGACGGTCGCGGTGGTGGTCTCGTCGCTGGTGGTCCCCTCGACGTCGGGGCGGGCGGCGCTGGCCGTGCCGGTGTTCACCGCCTTGGCGAGCGCGCTCCCGCGGATGGTCAAGGCGCTCTCAGTGCTGTTCCCCACGGTGGTGTTGCTGTCGGCGGTCTCGACGCTCATCGGCGCGGGCGCGCATCTGGTGGCCGATCAGCTTCTGCGTGAAGCGACCGGCGACGGCATCGGCTTCCTGCGCTGGCTGTTGCTCGGCCTGCCGCTGGCGGTGGTCTCGTGCCACCTCGCGGCCGAGGTCGTCTTGCGGTTGTTCACCACCCGCGAAGACCGTCGTGAGCGGTTCGACCTGCGCTCCAGGTTCCCGCCGCGAGGGCCGTGGACCCGGACGGAACGGTTCGCGGCGGTCACCATCGGCGCCGTGCTGGTGCTGTGGTGCACCGAGCCGTGGCACGGACTGCCGCCCGCGCTGGTCGGGCTCGTCGGTGCCTTGGCGATGTGCGTGCCACCGCATCGGGTCACGACGGGTACTGCGCTGAAGACCGTGCCGTGGTCGTTGCTGCTCTTCACCGCCGCGACGGCCGCGCTGGGCGGCGCGCTGGTGGGGTCGGGCGCGGCGGCATGGGTGGCGGACGTGGCCTTGAGTCCCGTCCGGGGCGCTCCGGCGTGGGTCGTGCTGGCGGCGGTGATCGTGGTGAGCACGGCCGCGCATCTGGCGGTGCAGTCCCGGTCGGCGCGGTCTTCGGTGCTGGTGCCGGTGGTGATCCCGCTCGCGGCGGCCACCGGGCTGGCCCCGGCCGCGGCGGTGTTCGCCTCCACCGCGGCGGCGGGGTTCTGCCACACGCTCACCTCGTCCGCCAAACCGGTCGCGCTCTTCTCCGACATCGACGGCGTGCCGACCTATTCGTCCCGCGACCTGCTCCGGCTTTCGAAGGTGCTCGCGCCGCTGCACGTGGTCGTCGTCGCCGTCTTCGCCTTGCTCGTCTGGCCGCACCTCGGCCTCTCGCTCATCCCGTGAACCATCAGGAGGAAGTCATGCGGATCGTCGTCGCCCCCAGTGGGTTCAAGGAAAGTCTCGGTGCCGAAGCCGCCGCCGACGCCATCGCCGAGGGCGTGCTGCGGGTCGTCCCGTTCGCGGAGATCGACCGCGTCCCGCTCGTGGACGGCGGCGAGGGGTCGGCCGCGGCGCTGGCCGGGAGCACCGGCGGGAAGATCGTGGACACCGTCGTCACCGGCCCGGTCGGGCTGCCGGTGCGCTCCCATTTCGCGATTCTCGGTGACGGGT carries:
- a CDS encoding SLC13 family permease gives rise to the protein MTAYTYTTSPPRKPTNPEKPRHTKAWLIPAAAIPALSTALVPGGPGWQGALVLAVFAAAVGAWVLTSVDDTWIALAAVAVLAVAGVLAPADLFATLGADLVWLLIAAFVLAAGLTASGLVDRFVAMVPARARSVRGLAHLSTVAVVVSSLVVPSTSGRAALAVPVFTALASALPRMVKALSVLFPTVVLLSAVSTLIGAGAHLVADQLLREATGDGIGFLRWLLLGLPLAVVSCHLAAEVVLRLFTTREDRRERFDLRSRFPPRGPWTRTERFAAVTIGAVLVLWCTEPWHGLPPALVGLVGALAMCVPPHRVTTGTALKTVPWSLLLFTAATAALGGALVGSGAAAWVADVALSPVRGAPAWVVLAAVIVVSTAAHLAVQSRSARSSVLVPVVIPLAAATGLAPAAAVFASTAAAGFCHTLTSSAKPVALFSDIDGVPTYSSRDLLRLSKVLAPLHVVVVAVFALLVWPHLGLSLIP
- a CDS encoding HNH endonuclease signature motif containing protein, with protein sequence MPETFLPELPQELWRAGKLELAHGVQHALQVIRIATACLGQFLAEIESRGAKDLYGHGSTASWLAEIAGLSRGEASAVVKRAIALNPTRALDGTEVPPLAPATAAVAAQGLVGDERIDQILEILKNLPADISAEDRAGAEQILANLAPNAGPRQLAKAEANLQGLLNPDGNEPKDPEPKEPRREITLERRKDGFWKLTGLLDDETGARTAAALEAHAQPRPVDEFGQADLRMKCERMGDAWAELLDLAIACPDQPGTSGYRTLVHVTVGLEELKSGLGTACLDFVGTMTAREARLAACDCLMVPVVMGASGEPLDMGRLRRFVTPGQRRALNIRDGGCAFPGCHRKPKNCHAHHIHHWADGGPTDLRNLVLLCGFHHRLIHHGDWEVRMAADGLPEFIPPQYRDPLRKPRRNTLHHV